Proteins encoded within one genomic window of Chroicocephalus ridibundus chromosome 7, bChrRid1.1, whole genome shotgun sequence:
- the PEX12 gene encoding peroxisome assembly protein 12, with product MAELGAHLTAASAGDDRPSIFEAVAQDSLMGALKPALQHLVKVLAESNPGRYGFLWRWFDEIYVLLDLLLQQHYLAGCSASFSENFYSLKRVPTGERRQQPLATAGLPKRQHWKSLLLLVLVPYLKGKLEKLVSSLREEDEYSIHPPSSSWKRFYRAFLAAYPYVNMTWEGWFLIQQLCYILGKAQHHSPLLRLAGVRLVRLTAEDIQALEKKSAGAASGQTHSIKMQVQSAARKALGGIAFSLSTGLSVSVFFLQFLDWWYSSENQETIKSLTALPTPPPPVHLDYGSGTALLPKLKTVCPLCRKIRVNATALSTSGFVFCYRCAYNYVKTHQRCPITGYATELQHLVKLYSPES from the exons ATGGCGGAGCTCGGCGCCCACCTCACGGCCGCTTCGGCCGGCGACGACCGGCCCTCCATCTTCGAGGCGGTGGCCCAGGACAGCCTGATGGGCGCCCTGAAACCCGCCCTGCAGCACCTGGTCAAG GTGCTGGCTGAGTCGAACCCTGGCCGATATGGCTTCCTCTGGCGCTGGTTTGACGAGATCTACGTCCTGCTGGatttgctgctccagcagcactaTCTGGCGGGGTGCAGCGCCTCCTTTTCTGAAAACTTCTACAGCTTAAAGAGGGTACCGACAGGAGAGCGCAGGCAGCAacctctggccacagctggcCTGCCAAAGAGGCAGCACTGGAAGTCTCTCCTCTTGCTGGTTCTTGTTCCTTACCTgaaaggaaagctggagaaaCTGGTGTCCAGCCTGAGGGAAGAGGACGAGTACTCCATCCACCCTCCATCGTCATCCTGGAAACGCTTTTACAGAGCCTTTCTAGCTGCCTACCCCTATGTAAACATGACCTGGGAGGGCTGGTTTCTTATCCAGCAACTGTGCTACATCCTTGGGAAAGCTCAGCATCATTCACCCCTGCTGCGGCTGGCTGGCGTTCGCCTGGTCAGACTGACTGCAGAGGATATCCAGGCCCTGGAGAAGAAATCGGCTGGAGCCGCCTCAGGTCAAACACACAG caTTAAAATGCAAGTACAGTCAGCAGCGAGGAAAGCGTTAGGTGGCATTGCCTTCTCCCTGTCCACTGGGCTGTCGGTCAGTGTGTTCTTCCTCCAGTTCCTGGACTGGTGGTACTCCTCAGAAAACCAGGAGACGATCAAATCTCTGACAGCGCTCCCAACTCCTCCACCTCCCGTGCACCTCGACTATGGGTCCGGCACAGCTCTCTTACCCAAACTGAAGACCGTGTGCCCTCTGTGCCGCAAAATCCGCGTCAATGCCACGGCCCTGTCCACCTCCGGCTTTGTGTTTTGCTACCGCTGTGCATACAATTACGTGAAGACTCACCAGCGCTGCCCCATCACAGGCTACGCCACAGAGCTGCAGCACCTTGTCAAACTCTACTCTCCTGAGAGCTGA